A genomic window from Bradyrhizobium lupini includes:
- a CDS encoding selenium-binding protein SBP56-related protein — translation MTMRPDPTFHASPKLAMEAPAENFAYTLLLSPDFSKPDALAVIDAKPGSPTYSQIVHTVTMPNKGDEFHHFGWNACSSALSPLTGHAFIERRYLIIPGLRSSRIYIIDTKPDPTKAKIHKIIEPEEVFKKTGYSRPHTIHCGPDGVYVSTLGGGGKDGTNGPPGVFIMDCETFEVLGRWEIDRGPQTLHYDFWWNLPRDYMVTSEWALPPQFENGIVPEDLLANKYGHRLHFWDLRARRNVQTIDLGANHQMALEVRPAHDPVREYGFVGVVVDTTNLEASIWTWWREGGKFHAEKTATIPPEPAPKEKLPPLLQGFGAVPPLVTDIDLSMDDRFLYVSCWGTGEMRQYDVSDPRKPKLAGSVHIGGIARRTPHPNGKAFAAGPQMVEISRDGRRVYWTNSLYSTWDDQFYPDGVPGLEVMANVGRNGGLELDKNYFVSFPDGYRAHQIRLEGGDCSTDSFCYPSA, via the coding sequence ATGACGATGAGGCCGGATCCCACCTTTCACGCATCGCCCAAGCTTGCGATGGAAGCTCCTGCGGAGAACTTTGCCTACACGTTGCTGCTCAGTCCGGATTTCTCGAAACCGGATGCTCTCGCGGTGATCGACGCCAAGCCGGGATCGCCGACCTACAGCCAGATCGTCCACACCGTGACGATGCCCAACAAGGGCGATGAGTTTCATCACTTCGGTTGGAATGCCTGCTCCTCCGCCTTGTCGCCGCTCACTGGGCATGCCTTCATCGAGCGGCGCTATCTCATCATCCCCGGGCTGCGCTCGTCGCGGATTTACATCATCGATACCAAGCCCGATCCGACCAAAGCCAAAATCCACAAGATCATCGAGCCCGAGGAAGTCTTCAAAAAGACCGGCTATTCGCGGCCGCACACCATCCATTGCGGGCCGGACGGCGTCTATGTGAGCACGCTCGGCGGCGGCGGCAAGGACGGCACCAACGGGCCTCCAGGCGTCTTCATCATGGATTGCGAGACGTTCGAGGTCCTTGGACGATGGGAGATCGACCGCGGTCCGCAGACGCTGCACTATGATTTCTGGTGGAACCTGCCGCGCGACTACATGGTGACGAGCGAATGGGCATTGCCGCCGCAGTTCGAGAACGGGATCGTCCCGGAAGATCTGCTGGCGAACAAATATGGCCATCGTCTCCACTTCTGGGATCTCCGCGCCCGTCGCAACGTGCAGACCATCGACCTCGGCGCCAATCATCAGATGGCGCTGGAGGTACGGCCGGCGCACGATCCGGTTCGCGAATACGGCTTTGTAGGCGTTGTGGTCGACACCACGAATCTCGAAGCCTCGATCTGGACCTGGTGGCGCGAAGGCGGAAAATTCCATGCGGAGAAGACGGCGACGATCCCGCCCGAGCCTGCGCCAAAGGAGAAGCTCCCGCCGCTGCTTCAGGGCTTTGGCGCCGTGCCGCCGCTGGTGACCGACATCGACCTGTCGATGGATGATCGTTTTCTCTATGTCTCGTGCTGGGGCACGGGTGAAATGCGCCAGTACGACGTGAGTGATCCGCGAAAGCCGAAGCTTGCGGGCTCGGTTCACATCGGCGGCATCGCGCGCCGCACCCCCCATCCGAACGGCAAGGCATTTGCGGCCGGTCCGCAGATGGTCGAGATCAGCCGGGACGGCAGGCGGGTGTACTGGACCAATTCGCTCTATTCCACCTGGGATGACCAGTTCTATCCCGATGGCGTTCCGGGTTTGGAAGTCATGGCCAATGTCGGTCGCAATGGTGGCCTCGAGCTCGACAAGAACTACTTCGTGAGCTTCCCCGACGGATATCGTGCGCACCAGATCAGGCTGGAGGGCGGCGATTGTTCGACGGACTCCTTTTGCTACCCGTCGGCCTAG
- a CDS encoding DUF1045 domain-containing protein — MTSFPRYAIYFAAGSDSALTRFGAELLGYDAYTGNELPFPADASRLAPDWRDVTADPRKYGFHATLKAPMALASDRREVELVAACATFAGRARAIPVIRPVVDSISGFIAVIPGEPVGELQQLAADCARDFDSFRAPLSAEDRARRKPEKLSERQRHYLDRWGYPYVMEEFRFHMTLTGRLDVERRGPILEMLQGRFAALGLKTLAIDRVALFKQDHAKARFRIIGEWALTQ; from the coding sequence ATGACGAGTTTCCCCCGCTACGCGATCTATTTTGCCGCAGGCAGCGACAGCGCGCTCACCCGCTTCGGCGCGGAGTTGCTCGGCTACGATGCCTATACCGGCAACGAGCTGCCGTTTCCCGCCGACGCATCGCGTCTCGCGCCGGACTGGCGTGATGTCACCGCCGATCCCCGCAAATACGGCTTTCACGCCACGCTGAAGGCGCCGATGGCGCTGGCGTCCGACAGGCGCGAGGTCGAGCTTGTTGCGGCCTGCGCGACATTCGCCGGCAGGGCACGCGCAATTCCGGTGATCCGCCCGGTCGTCGATTCCATCAGCGGCTTCATCGCCGTCATTCCCGGGGAGCCGGTCGGCGAACTCCAGCAGCTCGCCGCCGATTGCGCGCGCGACTTCGACTCCTTCCGCGCGCCGCTGAGCGCGGAAGACCGTGCGCGGCGCAAGCCGGAGAAGCTGAGCGAACGGCAGCGCCACTATCTCGACCGCTGGGGCTATCCTTACGTGATGGAGGAATTCCGTTTCCACATGACGTTGACGGGCCGGCTCGACGTGGAGCGGCGCGGGCCGATTCTGGAAATGCTGCAGGGAAGGTTTGCTGCGCTCGGCCTCAAGACGCTTGCGATCGATCGCGTCGCGCTGTTCAAACAGGACCACGCCAAGGCTCGCTTCCGCATCATCGGCGAGTGGGCTTTGACCCAGTAA
- a CDS encoding alpha-D-ribose 1-methylphosphonate 5-triphosphate diphosphatase, with protein sequence MTDIFLEGGRALIGSEFAETSLLVSGTDIAEINASRSRARLAIKARDLLVLPGIVDLHGDAFERQMMPRAGVDFPIDVALADSDRQAISNGITTVFHATTCSWEPGLRSAGNARSLMEAIERQRPQFAADTRFHLRHETYNLDAETEISQWLTEGRVDLFAFNDHMDGTVGDMAKPRKRNRMVERTGLSSEEFDRLVGHIMSRAADVPASVSRLAATARAADVRMLSHDDATPAMREGFRAMGVAIAEFPINEETARAAASHGDAIVYGAPNVVRGGSHTGWTRASDMIAKGLCSVLASDYYYPAQLLAAFRLAADGVLPLTEAWNLVSAAPARATGLADRGVLAEGRRADILLVDDSMPLRPRLIAVISGGKLVHLTEATRLLGMPATPRQAVAAA encoded by the coding sequence GTGACAGACATATTCCTCGAGGGCGGGCGGGCCCTGATCGGCTCCGAGTTCGCCGAAACGTCGCTTCTCGTGTCCGGAACGGACATCGCAGAGATCAATGCCTCGCGCAGCCGGGCGCGGCTGGCGATCAAGGCGCGCGATCTGCTGGTCCTGCCGGGCATCGTCGATCTGCATGGCGATGCCTTCGAGCGACAGATGATGCCGCGCGCCGGGGTCGATTTCCCGATCGACGTCGCGCTCGCCGACAGCGACCGCCAGGCGATCAGCAACGGCATCACCACGGTTTTTCACGCCACGACCTGTTCGTGGGAGCCGGGCCTGCGCAGCGCCGGCAATGCGCGCAGCCTGATGGAGGCGATCGAACGGCAGCGCCCGCAATTCGCCGCCGACACCCGCTTTCACCTGCGCCACGAGACCTACAATCTCGACGCCGAAACCGAGATCAGCCAATGGCTCACTGAGGGCCGCGTCGACCTGTTCGCCTTCAACGACCACATGGACGGCACGGTTGGGGACATGGCCAAGCCGCGCAAGCGCAATCGCATGGTGGAGCGCACCGGCCTGTCGAGCGAGGAATTCGACCGGCTGGTCGGACACATAATGTCCCGCGCCGCGGATGTGCCGGCTTCCGTGTCACGGCTGGCCGCGACGGCCCGCGCCGCCGACGTGCGGATGCTCTCGCACGATGATGCGACGCCCGCGATGCGCGAAGGCTTTCGCGCCATGGGCGTGGCGATTGCGGAGTTTCCGATCAACGAGGAGACAGCGCGGGCGGCAGCAAGCCACGGTGACGCCATCGTCTACGGCGCGCCGAACGTCGTGCGCGGAGGCAGCCACACGGGCTGGACCAGGGCATCCGACATGATCGCCAAAGGGCTCTGCTCGGTTCTGGCCTCGGACTACTACTATCCCGCGCAGCTGCTCGCTGCGTTCCGGCTCGCCGCCGATGGCGTGCTGCCGCTGACCGAGGCCTGGAATCTGGTCTCCGCCGCGCCCGCGCGCGCGACCGGTCTTGCAGATCGCGGCGTGCTCGCGGAAGGCCGGCGCGCGGACATTCTGCTGGTCGACGACAGCATGCCGCTGCGGCCGCGGCTGATCGCCGTGATATCAGGCGGCAAGCTCGTGCATCTCACCGAGGCGACGCGGTTGCTTGGCATGCCAGCTACCCCGCGCCAAGCTGTCGCCGCGGCATAA
- a CDS encoding acetyltransferase, with protein sequence MAAKALSVQPTVDPSAKLHDARLGAYTEVGARTMLHEVTMGDYSYVVNDAQITYTTIGKFCSIAAMTRINPGNHPMQRATQAHFTYRSSAYFEGESDDTEFFDWRRQHHVHIGHDVWIGHGAIVLPGRNIGTGAVIAAGAIVTKDVPAYTIVAGNPARIVRRRFSEEVAGRLARLAWWDWDHDKLREALPNFRKLGIEDFLTAYEAGAPSSASKRSAVA encoded by the coding sequence ATGGCCGCCAAAGCTCTTTCGGTCCAGCCGACTGTCGATCCCTCCGCGAAGCTGCACGACGCCAGGCTTGGGGCCTACACCGAGGTCGGCGCGCGCACGATGCTGCACGAGGTGACGATGGGGGATTACTCCTATGTCGTGAACGACGCCCAGATCACCTACACCACCATCGGAAAATTCTGCTCGATCGCGGCGATGACACGGATCAATCCGGGCAATCACCCGATGCAACGCGCCACGCAGGCGCACTTCACCTATCGTTCGAGCGCCTATTTCGAAGGCGAGAGCGACGACACGGAATTCTTCGACTGGCGGCGCCAGCATCACGTCCATATCGGCCATGACGTCTGGATCGGCCATGGCGCGATCGTTCTGCCGGGCCGCAACATCGGCACCGGCGCGGTGATCGCGGCCGGCGCCATCGTCACCAAGGACGTTCCGGCCTACACCATCGTCGCCGGCAATCCGGCGCGCATCGTGCGCCGGCGGTTCTCGGAAGAGGTTGCGGGGCGGCTTGCGAGGCTCGCTTGGTGGGACTGGGATCACGACAAGTTGCGTGAAGCCCTGCCCAATTTCCGCAAGCTCGGGATTGAGGATTTCCTCACGGCATACGAAGCAGGGGCACCCTCTTCTGCCAGCAAACGAAGCGCGGTCGCGTGA
- the phnC gene encoding phosphonate ABC transporter ATP-binding protein: protein MLVVEGLTCRFGVKAAVDDASFQVSPGGFVGVIGRSGAGKSTLLRTINRLATPAQGRILFDGLDVTALRGKELRQWRARSAMIFQQFNLVGRLDVLTNVLMGRLATMPAWRSLSQTWPEQDRALAMSALEQFDIAPLAAQRADQLSGGQQQRVAIARALVQQPDIILADEPIASLDPRNTKIVMDALLRINKHFGITVLCNLHSLDLARSYCDRLIGMAQGRVVFDGAPAELTDHVARELYDLEAAEVMGGTPAPVRQGIPALGRAAAA, encoded by the coding sequence ATGCTGGTGGTTGAAGGTCTGACGTGTCGCTTCGGCGTGAAAGCCGCGGTGGACGACGCCTCGTTTCAAGTCTCTCCCGGCGGCTTCGTCGGCGTGATCGGACGCTCCGGCGCCGGCAAGTCGACCCTGCTGCGGACCATCAACCGTCTCGCGACCCCTGCACAGGGCCGCATCCTGTTCGACGGCCTCGACGTCACGGCGCTGCGCGGCAAGGAGCTGCGGCAGTGGCGGGCGCGCTCGGCGATGATCTTTCAGCAGTTCAATCTGGTGGGCCGGCTCGATGTGCTCACCAACGTCCTGATGGGACGGCTTGCGACGATGCCGGCCTGGCGCTCGCTGTCGCAGACCTGGCCCGAGCAGGACAGGGCGCTGGCGATGTCCGCGCTCGAACAGTTCGACATTGCCCCGCTCGCGGCCCAGCGCGCCGATCAGCTCTCCGGCGGCCAGCAGCAGCGCGTCGCGATTGCCCGCGCGCTGGTGCAGCAGCCCGACATCATCCTCGCCGACGAGCCGATCGCCTCGCTCGATCCGCGCAACACCAAGATCGTCATGGATGCGCTGCTGCGCATCAACAAGCACTTCGGCATCACGGTGCTCTGCAATCTGCATTCGCTCGACCTGGCGCGCAGCTATTGCGACCGCCTGATTGGCATGGCGCAGGGCCGCGTGGTGTTCGACGGCGCGCCGGCCGAGTTGACCGACCACGTGGCGCGCGAGCTCTACGATCTCGAAGCCGCCGAAGTCATGGGCGGCACGCCTGCACCGGTGCGACAGGGCATTCCGGCGCTTGGAAGGGCGGCCGCCGCCTGA